The Vigna radiata var. radiata cultivar VC1973A chromosome 6, Vradiata_ver6, whole genome shotgun sequence DNA segment TCCGTCGTTTTGTATGAAGAAAGGTTGTTGCGCCTACCATTTAGGCAGCACGATTCAgtctcaaacaaacaatcacGAAGTTTGATAATAAGAAAAGTGAAGTTTCCAAACCctatttatctttataaaaaaaatgttattttatggTATAAGTtaaacattgaaacaaaaatcacTCAGAGACACAAAATGATGATGTTTGGTAAAGATAATTAGGGTTcaagaaattcatttttttattgttgttgaagtttgttgttttttttacttgatattacaaaattaaataatcatttcattctaattaatgataaatattcaattaataatattgaaaatttaagtaaatataaatcttttatcTCGAGTTAGAAATACCAAAATCGatgtcaatattttatatagttatgattttttatatagttatgaTTTTGTATATAACTTAATTTGGTTTATGTGAAagaatttatttgataattttttatttatttaaaataaaaggtaatttaCTTGgaggtaaaaaaatattttgtttaattaaagaCAATAATTGAGTAATTTCTCTTCCAAAAAAAGTGAGTGGTTTTTTTGTTGTATGCAAAAGCTTATCTTCTAAAAAAAAGAATGTGTGGCTTTTTATTACTTAcatatataaaaggaaatataGTTCTAAATATCACATTTGTTTCACATTgtacacaataaaataaattgaattactaataaacaaatattaacattaaccaaaattgtaataaaatatatgagtgTTTCATATCAAACTTAAATAGTAATTGCAATAAATTATTAGATTGGTAATCAAGAGTGTGTCGTATTAAATCTAAATGgtaattgtaataaataatcAGATGGGTGAGAATGCACTTCATATTAATTGAAATGGTGCCTATAATAGTTAAAAGCTTTCGTATATTAacttaaaacatgtttaatattaattgaatttgtgcTTCATATTGATTGATGACGTGAGACAacttttaatattcaaaaaacaggttcgtgaaaaaaaaaaaattactcaatggtatatatataatagaaatttaagaaaataaattcactaaaaatttggtaaaataactttatatttattcaaatcGTGCTTTATATTGACTGAAACAgtttgacaaataaaaaaaatgaacatgcTCAGtgtatatattaattgaaatcGTGCTTCGTATTAATTGAAGGCATGAGacaacatttaatattaaaaaacatatctgtgaaaaacaaaattaatacaaaattgaaaaaccaTTGCAatcaacattttatatttaatatttttaaataatttcaaactccaattaagttaaaaaaaaaatgtactaaaattgtttttcttcatcggtttgattttcattttacaaaataaaatactcgaAATAGTATTTACAAAtacaatatagaaaaaaaaatgaaaatatatctacttttatcaaatttttaaaaaaaaaagcactctttcaatgaaaaaaataaaactgcaTATGATATGAAATCATTTATTCTTGGTTGGTATATAAATTAGTGGTTTAATTTCTCTATATATTCCTTAGGAAGTAACACAAGCTTCTTCAAGTGTCTCTGTAGAAAGGTATTTACTGAAAAGTTCTGAAAGAGGAAAATGGCAATAGAAAAGCTTGGAGGTTGTTCAAAGTTCTTTGAATGCTCAAAACCCTACTTGGCCATGATTTCTTTACAGTTTGGTTATGCTGGCATGACCATTATCACTAAGATTTCACTCAACCAAGGCATGAGTCATTATGTTCTTGTGGTTTATCGCCATGCTTTTGCTACCATTGCCATAGCTccttttgcatttctttttgaAAGGTCAGTATCATAATCTTACATTCTACTTGTTCgatacaaacaaagtttcaCATCAGATAAAATAAGCGTTAGACATGAATTTCTATACATTTAAAATACCTCCATTTATAAGAAGACTTTTGAAGTGATATTTTCCTTCgtacaatttcatttttctaatttataatttttgaatagggtaaacaaaatttataaaaagatattatgcATAAACAATATctcattgttttgtttttcaggAAAGGTCAACCGAAGATAAGATTCTCAATTTTCATGCAAATATTTATCCTAGCTCTTCTAGGGTTAGTGTCCAAATGCATttacaaaagttttatattatagCATAAGGTTTAATATATAGAATTAGAATTTGCATgtattaatatgaaaatttgtgtTGGATAAATAAAACAGGCCAGTGATTgatcaaaatttcttttatgcTGGGTTGAAACTCACATCCCCAACTTTCGCATGTGCAATAAGCAACATGCTTCCAGCTATGACTTTTGTAATAGCAGTCTTTTGCAGGTAATACTCAAACCCTGAATTTTTTTAAGgatctttaattaaaaagtgaTACATTACTACAAATAGtaaaatagattttagtttCTTCACAGTTTAAATATTGGTATTatagtttctaaaaaaaatcattatagtTTTAAGAGAATCCTTATATATGGTAtgtaaaattgttgtttttaatcTAAGTTTGAAATTAAGTTCAATATTAAATAGagatgaaaaagtaaaataattttaaaaaaaaaaatcataaatttaatattttaagattttagattATAGTTATTGTCATCCTTTTATTGAATTAAGCTGGTATTTTATTGGAGTTGTCTCTCCTAAATGAATTCTCATTATATTTAtcgtattttctttttttttgtgatggctattaattgatttttttttagttattatgcTTAATTACTTGAAGGGTATTTCTAATTCTTaattgttaatttcttttagggaagatgttattttttaaaaataaaaagacgaggaagagaagaaaaagtttaagtttaataacttttttactattgaaaatattctttgacacatttaaaattttttatactcatttgatattatttttatttactttttacttttttctttcttttaaaaaatacaaaaaagtttacatttttataatcattttatctttataatctgtgtcaaatgaatataaaaatgtatgatGATACCATTTTATGAAGAAGGTGTTATAATTGGTTCTTGCTTTTTATGATGGACGGATATATATGTGAAAAGGATGGAGAAGATAAACATAAAGAAAGTGAGAAGCATAGCAAAGATAGTGGGAACATTAGTGACAGTTGGAGGGGCTATGCTGATGACCTTATACAGAGGTCCTATAGTGGAGATGGTTTGGATCAAAGAAGCTCACTATAAAAGCAATGGAACAACAAGCACAGGATCATTGGACAGAGATTGGTTATTGGGTTGCATTTTTCTCATCATTTCCACCATTGCTTGGGCTTCACTCTTTGTTTTACAAGTAAGTATTACCACTGTGTTAACTTTTGTGATCATTTTCTTTCTGTGATGATAAACAAATAATTGACATTTATTTGTATGCTATTGGACAGGCAAAAGCTATACAGACATACAAGAATCATCAGCTAACCTTAACTTCACTTGTGTGCTTTATAGGCGCAGTTCAAGCTATTGTTGTTACTTATGTTGTTGAACACAATCCTTCAGTTTGGAAAATTGGATGGGATATAAACTTACTTACTGCTGCATATTCAGTAAGAATTAAtataacaactttttcttccatatatcaattataactagactttattctttttgttttgtactTTAATTAGGGGGTTGTTTCATCAAGCATATCATACTATGTACAAGGACTGGTAATCAAGAAGAAAGGACCTGTCTTTGCAACTTCCTTTAGCCCTTTAATGATGATCATTTCTGCTATCATGGGTTACTTTATCCTTGCAGAAAAAACTTATCTTGGAGGGTAAATTTCTAATTCCagatatatatattgatatggTCTGGTATAGTTATCAACAATTTATTATAGCCTACAAAGCAGATTTGACAGTAAAATAGATATCAGTTTtcttatgtaaaaataaaaatagcagtGTATCCATCAAAACTAACaaggttttgattctttttctgGTGGTTGCAGTGTGATTGGTGCCATCTTAATTGTTATAGGTTTATACTCAGTTCTATGGGGAAAGCACAAAGAACAAATAGAGAATCAAGTGGATGCTGAAATTCCCTTACCTGTGAATGATGATGAAAGTTCAGTAACAGAAGAGCAAAATATGGTTGATGCTAGAGATTATTTCActgaagaaaaacatgatcagAAAGTAGAACCCATCGATATCAAGTTTTCTTCAATTGTAATTACGTTGTCTATTCAAGAATCTCCCActagataattaaaaaataaaggctTAAACAATTTGTGATGCGATAAggaatgttttcttcttttcttctttttactgTAAAAGTGACTTTTTTTGCTGCATTTAagtatataacaaataatagataatatatAACGTAACATAGTATGGATGACACGAAGTgattttagtaaaagaaaatggaaattttcTTCCACGACGACATTCAGTTCAGAAAACCTTTTGAGCGTCaaggaaaaatatttaacagttaaaattattgattttctgATCATTTGTTATTTTGTCAAACCTGCACTGAATAATCGAATCAGACTAATACACAGATGAAAGAGCAAAGGATGATTTCTTGTATATTTGTAATCTCGTTAGCCCATGGCTTGTCCaatcattttcaatcaaaactAGAATTGGTCATGTACCAAATTACAATTGATAAAAGATGTAAGATCAACCTCTAGTGTTGGAAGTAAAgcttttttatatttcagaaGGAAACATTGAGCTTGTATAATAAGCACATTTACAAAGTTGAATTAGTTTACTGATATACAAGAGTCAAATTAGAGGGCAACATCAATTGCCCCTAGACACAGAATCATCTTTTGGAAGAGCAACATAGTTCACTGGAATTATGGGGTTCAATCTGCCACTTTCTCTGCGTTCCTTTCCTCCAGAGGTTCCATGGCGTCCAGATGGAGTAAGCAGTCTACGGCCGGTTGGTGTCCCTGCTATGGTGTTGCCATTGTTGCTCTGACACAGAGGCTTCTTTGTTGCAGACCTTGAACCAAAAAGTGCCACTTGCTCTACAGCTGCTTGTTCATGTAGCCGTTTCTGCTCCTGTTAGGTTGATGGAactttttaatacaatatatcaattttgaaataatatataatcatgaaataaaaaagtataaaaattaatatgattatattttataataaatatcttaaaataaagaaatatattaatattaaatatcataGAATGTTAtgtaatattatcttttaaaaaagttattgtaACACTGCGTCAGTAAATGATTTTGTAACATGAACAACTACCCACAggagaataaaaaaatgcaGCCAACTTTTCTCGTACAAAAAGAAGCTTCAATCTTCTGCATTTTCACTTTACTCGTGGCTTCaccattgataaaaaaaaatgtttactcAGTTTTCcctgaataaaatgaaaaggagcATTGCCAAAACAATAATAGTGGTATAATTTAACCATATGTGGTACATACGAGTGTTTTCACGAACAATAAAGAGAATTCATACAAGATGAATGTCACTTGTACATAAATTTTACAACGAGAGAAATTTGAGAAAGGGAGACAAGTTTGAAATGTGAAAGTGATATAGTTTTAACACAATGTTACATAAATGGTTAAAATTGTTGCTATATATTGTTGGAAGTGGAAGCCCCACATCAATCCACACTAGCACcttcaattaattataaaaggGAGTTAGGTGAAAGTCCGAGAATTTGTTGGTTTAAGCATTTctctaaaaactaaaataagagagaaaattttacttatttacttAAAGGAAAAGAGTGGTTTCTCCTCTAGAGTTTTGTTCTCTTGATAAGATCCAGTAGTTCTCTcagttgtatttttttatttagaatgtgactgtttttttaagaaatgtAATGATTTATTTCGCTTGGTAATACTAAAACTTGCTATTTCTCCAGTTTTGGTTCTTTCTTTTCAgatcttatttaaaatatcatctcTCTTTATACAATGATGATAGACAATAAATAGAATCAGCAATAAGCAAACATCA contains these protein-coding regions:
- the LOC106763818 gene encoding WAT1-related protein At5g07050; protein product: MAIEKLGGCSKFFECSKPYLAMISLQFGYAGMTIITKISLNQGMSHYVLVVYRHAFATIAIAPFAFLFERKGQPKIRFSIFMQIFILALLGPVIDQNFFYAGLKLTSPTFACAISNMLPAMTFVIAVFCRMEKINIKKVRSIAKIVGTLVTVGGAMLMTLYRGPIVEMVWIKEAHYKSNGTTSTGSLDRDWLLGCIFLIISTIAWASLFVLQAKAIQTYKNHQLTLTSLVCFIGAVQAIVVTYVVEHNPSVWKIGWDINLLTAAYSGVVSSSISYYVQGLVIKKKGPVFATSFSPLMMIISAIMGYFILAEKTYLGGVIGAILIVIGLYSVLWGKHKEQIENQVDAEIPLPVNDDESSVTEEQNMVDARDYFTEEKHDQKVEPIDIKFSSIVITLSIQESPTR